The sequence CTGTGCCTTCATTTTTTCTACTTCTACTCAGGGCTTCTGTATGGAAATTGGATAGACAGTCTCCAAAGACTTCTGTTTATCCTAGGACTTTGGCGTATGTAGCTATAGTATCCTAGCAATTCCTATCAGTTTCTGCTTCAAGAAGGCAGAACTAGCCCTCAGCAAAAGTATGAAGTAGCTATAGGTCACCTCCAGAACTTTAATCTCCTTTTTGGGGGACCCCATGATTTCTTTGCTGGGGTCCATTGTTTTCTGCCTTTCACCACTTCTTCTGCACACATACTCACCAAGGGGCTTCTTATTTTCAAAGCTTCCTGGAGTCCCCATCTGTGAGAAGGAAACAGATTATAACAAACACATACCTTCCAATTTTAAGGCCCTACCTTCCTGCAGGCACCTTATTTAAGTGCTCTGTTCTCCTCTCCCTTTGCTAATCATTCCCCATGCCTTTTATAGCAGTTCTATCCATTAGGCCAGTGCCTCCCTAGGTACAGTGTAGACTACCTACCTCAGAATCACCTGAGTTACTTGTTAAAGTTCATATCCTTAGGTTGCTCTTCAGAACTACTGAATATCAGGTGAGAGGGCCCAGGGATCTGAATTACCCTGAGCTCCCCACGTGATTCCGAGGTGAACCGAAGATAGAGAAGCATTGTTCTCCCTGCCTTTATTAAcatcatttcttccttctggaatgtCCTCTCACCATCTCCAGCTTTGGTCATTCTTTCAATCCCTTCCTTTTATGAATTTTCTGTATCTTTCCTAGCATTGATGACCCTTTGAGTAACTACCACTTGTAACCTGTAAGTTGACTAGATGTTGGCGTTATGTGTCAAATCACTTTGTAGTCCTCGCAGTGGCTGTTATGATGTTTTGCACATAGAAGCCTAAATAAATccttgatgaataaatgaatggtccACCCTTCTAGAACTAGAAAAATGGAAAGGGCTGTACTTCACCCAGAAAACCACATTTCATAGGGTAAAATGTCAACAGGCTAgtggaataaatatttttaggtaGGAAATCTTTTTCTTCATGACCCAGATATAAAAGGATGCAATGATCCCGTCTTTTTTTCACTGTGTGGGGTCAAACATCATAGAAAAGCCACTGTTCCTTTTCAGAGTGGATGGTGAGCAATTGTGATCCAAAATAGTATCGTTGTCCATTATGAGGCCTCTGAAAGAGCCACAGAGTACAGAGAAGATACTCTAAGGCCCAGCCTCCAAGCATGCATTACACTTGAAATCTCTCTTGGCAGGAACATAGGTTGAGTATTAAGAGGTTTCTAGAACCCCGGTTGTATTAACCCAAGAACCCAGGTGCATTAATCTTGAAACTAGAGGGTCCGCTCTGAGTGGGTTGAGCTGGACCTGTGGTCTGACTGTGCAAATGCCAGGAGAGTCTCTTCTCTTCAGTGATTCCCTGGTAATGGACCCCTTGATTTCTTCCCCCCAACAAAGAGTTTGGTCTTCCAGAGAGGGGGTTCGCTCTGTAACTTTGGTGATTTCTTACCAGAATAGGAGTTGCTCTGGAGCTATATCTGAATCATCTCTGTAATACAGGGCCTGACACACAGAGTGTTTAAGGAAATCTTGTCAAATGAAACCATGAACGAATGTGTTGTTTTACATTTCTGTGGATTACTTActagtttataattttttaaaaaaataatgtaagacAGTAAATTACTGAACTGCATTGAgattcttaaaaataaactttgcTTTATTGTTATTGGAACCAAGAGCTAACTTATCATCTCAGAAATCTGTATCATTCTCCCCAGTTCCCCACCCATTGCCCATTCCccagttttattttagttttgcttGCTCACAGCTGGGATTTCTTTTCACAAGGATTtcattctccattttcttttttcctgaccAAATGGAAAAACCTCGTGATTATCATGACTTTAGAGTGATTTCAGAGCTCAGACTTCAGTTGATGATCCCCCAAGTGGATCCTCTTTCCCTTGCTACATGATAGATACGAGTGTTTACAAAACTCTACTTGGGGACAGGGGGATGAGCAGGCAACCAGAGACCAGATAGGAGAACATGAAAGGCCCTTGAAGAGGTAATGCAATGTAAACTGGGAAGGTTCTTCTACACTAAGTATGGAGCTCTTCACCCCCCAAGAATAGTGTTGTTAACCTATGTAGTGAAAGCAAATAAATCATCCTGCAATGTTGGAAGGCTAATTATGGTATGATGGATGCAAAGTGCTTGGCTTTTCAGTCTGATACTAACCTCTGCTTATCTTTGGAGGCATTTGTCTCACCGAGGGAGCAGTTTTAAATGCACATGCCCAGGCCCagctcagagattctgattcatcCCCAGGGGTTTGGTGAACCAGCACATAACACTATGAGAATTCTTTCATTCATCCAATAGGCATGTGCTCTACTCCGGGAGCTGGGAGTATATCATGAACAAATCAGACAAAAATCCATGCCCTCATGGACTTTACATTCTACTGAGGAGAGAGAGttaataattaatttattataaattaatattcctattaaataaattatatagcataAAAAAATGAGTGCTATGTAGAAAATTAAAGTAGGGAAAAGGGGTGCATCTCATAACATCAATAATTTTGTCATTAAATCCTtaatctgtcttctttttttttgggtgGGTGGGGAAGCTACATGCCTGACCCCACCCCATTTGCTTCCTTTGCTCAAAGATTTAGATGGGAGTTTTCTAACATGGGACAGGAACCAGCTCCAGCCAAAGTTGTCTTGGAAGTTCAGGCAGAAGGGCCTGCGCCCCTCACATGACCTCGTCCGGCCTGTCCCCGTTATGACCTGTCCCATTTTATCAGGCAGCAAAGAGGAAACTCTCTTTGAAACGAAAGGTAATAGCAGGAAGGATCACTGTGGAAAACTGAGCTCCTTCCTGCTGTCTGGTCACAAGGGCCAGGGCAGGAATTTGTACCCTAGATGGGATAGTCaggaggaagaaaacatttggaagtgCTTCCCTCAGTAGTGGATAAAGATTTACGGTTGCTTGAAAGTTGCCTTAGCAACAGATTAATTGCTTAGCTTTGAGGCTGTCAGTCCACAAGGATTACATAAAAGGAAATTCCAGGTCCTGATGAAGGAGAGTCAAGGAGTTGCTTGGAATAATCCCGGCTGCCAATCAACAGAATACGAAGATGTCTAACACATCAGCTGGTGGGAATGCCAGCAGTCTCCCTTTTCTCTTAGGTCAGGTCTTCTTTGGTAGTCAAAACTGGCCAGTGTCCAGCAGGGAACTGGCTGCTCTGCTGTGGACATTGGCCACTTGCTTTGAAACTTCCCTTCAGGCCTCTTTGCTGTGGGAGGCTCTTCTTTGTCCTTTCCTAAGGCAGTTTAGTACATATGCAGGTGTAGCTTTCCCTTCTTTGTAGAGATGACCGCTCCCTTCAACACAGATGGTTGCACTTGCACTATCTTTTCACCATCTTTTGTTAGTACCATTCAGGTCTGTAATCTGTAGctgctgggttttttgtttgtttggttggttgttttaaaataaatagtgcACAGAAGATAATTTGGTCCTTCTTGTTACTTCCCATGCTGAAGACTTATTAGGGTGATGCAATGGATATTCCTAAGTGTAAACTGGCCGTAGATATTAAGAGTTGATCTGAAGCAACCATGGAAGCCAGCCTTCCCCTTGTGCCCAGTGGTCAGTCGATTAGGACAGAATAGGCAGGAGACCAACATACGTGTAGGCTTCCTGCTTAATTTTCATGGAAGTAAATATTTGAGGAGAGGATGGGGATGGTTACATAGAACTACTTGAATCTGATGACTGAGCAAAGACCATGAGAGGATGAAGAAGGGAATGGCTTTTAGATAAGACCCATTCCACTCCCTTACAAGCATTTGGGTTTTGTATTAATTTAataaagaaggaaactgaagaaCAGAGATTTTAAATACTGTTCATAAGGTTATAGATTTATACTCCAAAATGTAAGTTCTTTCCAGTTGCTTCATTGCCAATAAACTGTATCAGTGTTTTATGTCCACTGATTTCACGAATTATAATGCTGCCAGCTTTTGAATATAATTGTGGTATTTTTGAGTGAACCCCAGAAGTCGTGTGCCTCTTCCATTTAAGGAATGGAAAAAGGCTTCTCTTTCTCCAAAAGCATTGTTAGATTTTTACTAATCCATCTACTTTTGTGCATCTGGCATCCTTTTGGCTAAGAACATGTTGTAAGATATGGACTGGGGCATGAATGGAGGGCAGGGCTTTTTCTAGGCCTACCTGAGATTGCACAGACTGTGTTTATATgaagaggttaccagggaattACTAAAAGACCAGAGAGTGAAGGGCAGCTGTCTCATGGAACATGCCAGCCACACTTTACACCACAGTTATTAATGCTTGTCTGTATTAGTCTCTAATCTATGAAGTTAATGCTAGATTGTTGGAAACCTTCCACAGGACTTTTGTTAACTGGGTCTTCCTAGCCCTGCACGGAAACCAAGAGATCCAATGAGCTAGTCCAACCCCAAGTCCAACATTTCTCAGAGATTACTTTACCCATGATTAGGGATGATATAATGGAGTGGTTAGTTATATCAATCTTGGAGACAGATCAGAGTTTGAATCTCAGTTCGTAAATTTACTCTATGTATGTCTTAACCTTTCCAAGCCTCAGTTATCCCACCTCCAAAGTGGGCTATTAATACCTACTGCATAGGGGTACTGTTAGGACTGCTGCACACTGCCCAACTCCAGGGGGTGCTGTTCACATAGATTGTAATGGAAATGATGATACCAGGAGTTGTGTAATACAGTAATGCAGGTTATTCTAAGGGTTAGATATAATGATGCATGTAAAGAATTGTGCATGGTGCCTGTGACATTGTTTAAGAAATGGAAACTAGTCTTATTCTCTCAGGCCATTGATTATGATTGCTGTTGTGCCATTTTGAAACTTGCCTCTAGGAAGGTGCAGTGCAAAACaaattcttaaatgtaatccattcttCTGGGTGTGAACCTGTTGGAAATACGACCTTTTGCCGAGGTTATGTCATTTAAGGTGTGCCCCACCTCAACTGGGACAGGACTTAATTctattaccggagtcctttataagtggagtgaaattcaggcagagagaaagccaagaaagcaagaaattcagtggaacctggaagagaacagagaagccaggagacgtcgccatgtgcattgtcatgtgacagaggagccaaggaccaaggatcaccggcagccagccccggaacactggtctttgggaagaaagcattgctttggtgacatcttgatttgtaatttcttttagtctcaaaactgtgagcaaataaattcccattgtttaactgacccatttcatggtatttgtttcagcagcctaggaaactaaaacagaaggaaaaaggaaaacagttttaGGCAGAGAAAACATAATCTGCAAAGCTTGGAGgtaagaaagaatggaaagaatagAACTAGAGTGGGAGGCCTGATCAGAGTTTCAAGTGGAGTGAGAAAATCAGATCTGTACTTCAGAAAGCTCATTTTGGCCTCAATGTGAAGAATGGAATGAGGAGATTTGGCAGTAATTCAAATAGAGCAGTTAATTCTGTCAGTCGTGGAGTTGAAAACCTTCCAAAAGAGTTGCTActattgtttttctcctttttaaactttAGATCCCAGTTACTACGTCATTATTGTATATACCTGCCAGGCATCGAGATCttttataaatcattttataattCCAAAAGCGGGTATCCTTGTTCCCATTCTTGCCCCTACAGTCTTCTTTATGCTTCCTAAACTATACTACACACGATCTCCTTGAGGGTCTTTGCGATGTTTTGAATTTCTTCCAGCAGGTATCTGCAACACTTGATCAAAGCCTTACTTCCTTCAGGAGTTTGCTCAAGTATCATCTTTTCAGAGAAGCCTTCCTAATTCATCCAATATAAAATCATGCAtgcccatacacacacacacacacacatgcacacacactcactcactcccTGTCCTCCTTATATTACCTTTTCCCCCACTCTGTAGCACTTTTTACCatctgacatttatatttattatctatttccTCTCCATCACAATATAAGCCTGCTGAGGgcagagatttttatttattcagtgcTGATTTCCCAGATTCTAGCAGGTCAGACTAAAATACTTATCAAACCTTCAGTAATGATTTGTGGAGTAAATGATGAATAAGGGAGTTGGAACTAGACCTTCCACTATTCTTGCAGACTGATTGAATACCACCTGCTTTAAGCAGAGATCCTACAACCCACTGAGCCATgtgtattggttagggttctctagggaaacagaatcaatgagaggtatctatgactataaaatttataaaagtgactcacgcaactgtgggtatgcacgagtccaaattcggTAGGGCAGTCAACAAActatcaactccaaggaagatgtccgatgatctcctcaggaagcgaaccggcaacttagatgaattcctcaggaaacgcttcgctgggcagctgaagaagaagtgaaggtcctctatctgtcttgcttataagtcttcaactgattaattggattaaacccagccaattgcattctcttattgtggaagacacgccctttggtgtgtcatcagtcacagctgcagtcaattgactgatgatttaataaaccagcctattggtttattaaccagccacaaatatccttgcagcaattgttaggccagtgcttgcttgacccgacacctgggtactatcacctggccaagttgacacatgaacctaaccatcacaccatgtaataGCTGAGCAGTCAGACACACTGACCACTGATTCTTGCATATTTTGAAAATGAGCTCCTTCTATTTTTCAGCCTTTTACTTAGATTGGAATTCTACCACTAAACTCAGGATTTCGCTGTCTTCTTTAGCATGGAAAAAACGTCAAAGAAGCTTATCTCCCTACAGTGATGAATTAAGAAGTTCTGCTGTGGGCCAGGGGGCTCTCCTGGGGCCTGGTGCAGTTTTCAGTATAGGCCATTAGCTGCAAACAAGAGCCGGGGAATGTGGCGGCAGCTCTCAGCCAGCCTGAGGCTATAAAAATTAGAATCCAGCTCctcttttaactttttgccaGGCAACAAGGCTCTGTTCTGACTCAGGACCCCCTGGTATCATCACTTTATCTGATTACATACCTGGCCTCTCCTGCAAGGACTTCTACACCAGAGTTACTCTGATTTGGAGCAGACCCTTCTCTACTTCAGTGCCCACCCACACCCTGGAGGCAGAGGAGGTGTAAAGTCCACAGTGAGTGTGGGATAAGCTGGTGGGTGAAGTGAGTGCCATGGTGGCTCCGTCCCCCACTTTGCTTACCAAGCTTTGTGCTGCTCAGTGACCCTGCTGCCATGGCCCTCACTGCCTGTAGCCCTTCATCATGTGCGTACTTCGTGGTCACTGCTCTTATGCCACATGAGCTCATTTAGGTGGAATTCCTGTGCCTGCATTTTTTGGTCTCTTCTATCCTCTATAGAACTAACATGTGTTTTAGAATGACCATGGAAAGTACGACATCAACACAGAGATGTAACATTTTCTGACTGGTTATGCTGATTTCACAGCCTTCCagctcttccatttcttctgcaattagACCTGGACCTGGTCATCTCCCTTCCCTTATGTGGCCAGTCTGCAGATTTTAAAGGATGAATTGTGTACAGATGTGAGGAACTGTGCTTGAAAAACCACATGCTCAGCTGCTAATGTATCAGGAAAAACTGGGCTTGCTGAAATTAGGAGGAAATGTGCTCTCTTCAAAACATGCTTTTAAAACTGTCTTTAATGTGTGGAAATATTTCATcacagcagttttttttttttttttcaatatgtatAGCATTAATCTTTGATTGCAGGCAAGCTTGAAGATTTCTCTGTGTTTCAAGTAAGCTTGGAGCAGTGGGATGTGATTTCAAGAAATACAACTGTAAGGTGTACTCCAGAATTTACAATGATCACcagatcttgtgtgggcagggtTTTTCAGAATTTGAATTTCCAAAGATCAATATTAAAGTGATTTTGGCAATGAAAGAGTTGCTAGAAGAAGATgtgctaatgaaaatgaaaagaaaatctgcTTTAGCAACAAGTGGGAAATTGTTTAATGCTCCAAAAGTTTTGTTATTCTTATTGGCTATTAACATGCACAAATGCGCATTTGCTAAGGCAAGGCTATAATTGAACTTTTCTTTGCCAATAAATAAATTGTGTATCTTGCTCAGTGAATGGGAACTCTGTATAGAAAATCCACGGAAAAATTGAGTTATGAACTTTACTAAGGATTGCTTGCTTAATAACTGATGGTTTATTAGAATCATGATGATTCACCATAGATTTGGTGATGGTCAAGTGTAAATAAATCAtaggtaaaattaatttaaaaaataattagtcaTGCTGTGGATTTGGCTCTAATGATATGCCTTTTCCCACCCTTCCCCATCTTATCTTTACCAGTAGGTTGGGACAGTTGGAAGTCTGCCATTGTACAACATGCCGCAGTTGATTCTCTCACCTACCTTTCCAATGGGATTTCGTCTGTTAGCCATCCTggctctctttttttcccatgtgAGCCATGTAAGTGCGGAGACAGAAATGGAAGGAGAAGGAAATGACACTGGTGAATGTACCGGCTCGTATTACTGTAAGAAAGGAGTTATTTTACCCATTTGGGAGCCCCAAGACCCTTCCTTTGGAGACAAAATTGCTAGAGCTACTGTGTATTTTGTGGCCATGGTCTACATGTTTCTTGGAGTCTCTATCATTGCCGACCGGTTCATGTCCTCTATAGAAGTCATCACAtctcaagaaaaggaaataaccaTAAAGAAACCCAATGGAGAGACCACCAAGACAACTGTGAGGATCTGGAACGAGACGGTTTCTAACCTGACTTTGATGGCCCTGGGATCTTCTGCTCCTGAGATTCTCCTTTCAGTAATTGAAGTGTGTGGCCATAACTTCACTGCAGGTGACCTTGGTCCTAGCACCATTGTGGGAAGTGCTGCATTCAATATGTTCATCATTATCGCACTTTGTGTTTACGTGGTGCCTGACGGAGAGACCAGGAAGATTAAACACTTGCGTGTGTTCTTCGTGACAGCAGCCTGGAGCATCTTTGCTTACACCTGGCTTTACATTATCTTGTCTGTCATCTCCCCTGGGGTTGTGGAAGTCTGGGAAGGCTTGcttactttcttcttctttcccatCTGTGTTGTGTTTGCTTGGGTAGCAGATAGGAGGCTTCTGTTTTACAAGTATGTCTACAAGAGGTATCGGGCTGGCAAGcagaggggaatgattattgaACATGAAGGAGACAGGCCATCTTCCAAGACTGAAATTGAAATGGATGGGAAAGTGGTCAATTCTCATGTTGACAATTTCTTGGATGGTGCTTTGGTTCTAGAGGTCGATGAGAGGGATCAAGATGATGAAGAGGCTAGGCGAGAAATGGCTAGGATTCTGAAGGAGCTCAAGCAGAAGCACCCAGATAAAGAAATAGAGCAGTTAATAGAATTAGCTAACTACCAGGTCCTAAGTCAGCAGCAGAAAAGCCGAGCGTTTTACCGCATCCAAGCTACTCGCTTGATGACGGGGGCTGGTAATATTCTAAAGAGACATGCAGCTGACCAAGCAAGGAAGGCTGTCAGTATGCACGAGGTCAACACTGAAGTGGCAGAAAATGACCCTGTTAGCAAGATCTTCTTTGAACAAGGGACATATCAGTGTCTGGAGAACTGCGGTACTGTGGCCCTGACCATTTTTCGCCGAGGTGGTGATTTGACCAACACTGTGTTTGTTGACTTCAGAACAGAGGACGGTACAGCCAATGCTGGGTCTGATTATGAATTCACTGAAGGAACTGTGGTCTTTAAGCCTGGCGAGACCCAGAAGGAAATCAGGGTCGGCATCATCGATGATGATATCTTTGAAGAGGATGAAAATTTCCTAGTGCATCTCAGCAATGTCAAAGTATCTTCTGAAGCTTCAGAAGATGGCATCCTGGAAGCCAATCATGTTTCCACACTTGCTTGCCTTGGCTCTCCCTCCACTGCCACCGTGACTATTTTTGACGATGACCATGCAGGCATCTTTACTTTTGAGGAAGCTGTGACTCATGTGAGTGAGAGCATTGGCATCATGGAGGTGAAAGTATTGAGAACATCTGGAGCTCGAGGAAATGTTATCGTTCCCTATAAAACCATTGAAGGGACTGCCAGAGGTGGAGGAGAGGACTTTGAAGACACTTGGGGAGAGCTTGAATTCCAGAACGATGAAATTGtgtaagttcttttttttttatttgtgtggtTGAGTGTGCTTGTGAGTGTGAGATTGTGTGCATGGTTTTAAAAACTAAATGGCATGCCAAAAATGGAATAGTTCTTGTACATGATCACTTTCAAAATAGCAAGCTTTGCTTGAGTGACCCTTATCAATGTGTTCTATACACAGAGATATTAATTTGAcatcaagattttatttttgcttttgtctctTTGCTTATTTTAAGTACAGTATAGGCCATGATAGAATGAACCTTGTGATGAAATTATGATGGATTGAAAAATTTGTATCCTATTTTGAATTGCATAATATACACACAGAAGAGGAATATTTAAAGTATTATAATAAGGTCCTGACTTGATTGCTGAATACAAATTGGGAAATCACAAAAAGGAAACACCTCTTAAAAGAATTTTCTGGCTACTAGGGCTAGCTGAAAATATTTCTGATGCTTTTGTGTGACATTGTATTTATATGACAGTATAAGATAATCATTTCTTCTGTTTAAAACTCATGCTTAATTGTGACTTAATGACTAACcctggtttttttttcagttttatgtcAACTTTGGAAAAGCCATACAGCCCTTATTTGGTTCCAGTCTGATTTTACTTCACATGATTAAACAGATTCTTGTCTCCTTCTATCATGGTGATAGGGAGAGAAATAAGATTCTGTGTAAGCATCCTAGTTGACTGGGAGCAGGTCACAGATAGGGGGACAATTTACTCTTCCTGTTGACACTGTGCCCATGGTTTCttttaacacagtcagttttgtgTGACTCTTCCAGAGACCTGCCATTAGAGAGCTGTTCCTCCTCCTGTGCATAGGAGAGGGCATTTTACTCAATTCCCCAAAAGCAGGGAGAAAATTTGACTTGACGAGGAGTGTCCAaacaggaaggagggaaggagtgCAACAAAGGACATTAAAGTGAATAATGATTAGGTTGATTGAATCGCTGGCAATTTAGGAACGTCAGGAAACAAGggtaaatatgtaaaatacagtTAGTTCTAAAAT is a genomic window of Choloepus didactylus isolate mChoDid1 chromosome 17, mChoDid1.pri, whole genome shotgun sequence containing:
- the SLC8A1 gene encoding sodium/calcium exchanger 1 isoform X14 — encoded protein: MPQLILSPTFPMGFRLLAILALFFSHVSHVSAETEMEGEGNDTGECTGSYYCKKGVILPIWEPQDPSFGDKIARATVYFVAMVYMFLGVSIIADRFMSSIEVITSQEKEITIKKPNGETTKTTVRIWNETVSNLTLMALGSSAPEILLSVIEVCGHNFTAGDLGPSTIVGSAAFNMFIIIALCVYVVPDGETRKIKHLRVFFVTAAWSIFAYTWLYIILSVISPGVVEVWEGLLTFFFFPICVVFAWVADRRLLFYKYVYKRYRAGKQRGMIIEHEGDRPSSKTEIEMDGKVVNSHVDNFLDGALVLEVDERDQDDEEARREMARILKELKQKHPDKEIEQLIELANYQVLSQQQKSRAFYRIQATRLMTGAGNILKRHAADQARKAVSMHEVNTEVAENDPVSKIFFEQGTYQCLENCGTVALTIFRRGGDLTNTVFVDFRTEDGTANAGSDYEFTEGTVVFKPGETQKEIRVGIIDDDIFEEDENFLVHLSNVKVSSEASEDGILEANHVSTLACLGSPSTATVTIFDDDHAGIFTFEEAVTHVSESIGIMEVKVLRTSGARGNVIVPYKTIEGTARGGGEDFEDTWGELEFQNDEIVKIITIRIFDREEYEKECSFSLVLEEPKWIRRGMKGGFTITEEFDDKQPLTSKEEEERRIAEMGRPILGEHTKLEVIIEESYEFKSTVDKLIKKTNLALVVGTNSWREQFIEAITVSAGEDDDDDECGEEKLPSCFDYVMHFLTVFWKVLFAFVPPTEYWNGWACFIVSILMIGLLTAFIGDLASHFGCTIGLKDSVTAVVFVALGTSVPDTFASKVAATQDQYADASIGNVTGSNAVNVFLGIGVAWSIAAIYHAANGEQFKVSPGTLAFSVTLFTIFAFINVGVLLYRRRPEIGGELGGPRTAKLLTSCLFVLLWLLYIFFSSLEAYCHIKGF
- the SLC8A1 gene encoding sodium/calcium exchanger 1 isoform X12; this encodes MPQLILSPTFPMGFRLLAILALFFSHVSHVSAETEMEGEGNDTGECTGSYYCKKGVILPIWEPQDPSFGDKIARATVYFVAMVYMFLGVSIIADRFMSSIEVITSQEKEITIKKPNGETTKTTVRIWNETVSNLTLMALGSSAPEILLSVIEVCGHNFTAGDLGPSTIVGSAAFNMFIIIALCVYVVPDGETRKIKHLRVFFVTAAWSIFAYTWLYIILSVISPGVVEVWEGLLTFFFFPICVVFAWVADRRLLFYKYVYKRYRAGKQRGMIIEHEGDRPSSKTEIEMDGKVVNSHVDNFLDGALVLEVDERDQDDEEARREMARILKELKQKHPDKEIEQLIELANYQVLSQQQKSRAFYRIQATRLMTGAGNILKRHAADQARKAVSMHEVNTEVAENDPVSKIFFEQGTYQCLENCGTVALTIFRRGGDLTNTVFVDFRTEDGTANAGSDYEFTEGTVVFKPGETQKEIRVGIIDDDIFEEDENFLVHLSNVKVSSEASEDGILEANHVSTLACLGSPSTATVTIFDDDHAGIFTFEEAVTHVSESIGIMEVKVLRTSGARGNVIVPYKTIEGTARGGGEDFEDTWGELEFQNDEIVKTVSVKVIDDEEYEKNKTFFLEIGEPRLVEMSEKKGGFTITGKYLYEEFDDKQPLTSKEEEERRIAEMGRPILGEHTKLEVIIEESYEFKSTVDKLIKKTNLALVVGTNSWREQFIEAITVSAGEDDDDDECGEEKLPSCFDYVMHFLTVFWKVLFAFVPPTEYWNGWACFIVSILMIGLLTAFIGDLASHFGCTIGLKDSVTAVVFVALGTSVPDTFASKVAATQDQYADASIGNVTGSNAVNVFLGIGVAWSIAAIYHAANGEQFKVSPGTLAFSVTLFTIFAFINVGVLLYRRRPEIGGELGGPRTAKLLTSCLFVLLWLLYIFFSSLEAYCHIKGF
- the SLC8A1 gene encoding sodium/calcium exchanger 1 isoform X13, with translation MPQLILSPTFPMGFRLLAILALFFSHVSHVSAETEMEGEGNDTGECTGSYYCKKGVILPIWEPQDPSFGDKIARATVYFVAMVYMFLGVSIIADRFMSSIEVITSQEKEITIKKPNGETTKTTVRIWNETVSNLTLMALGSSAPEILLSVIEVCGHNFTAGDLGPSTIVGSAAFNMFIIIALCVYVVPDGETRKIKHLRVFFVTAAWSIFAYTWLYIILSVISPGVVEVWEGLLTFFFFPICVVFAWVADRRLLFYKYVYKRYRAGKQRGMIIEHEGDRPSSKTEIEMDGKVVNSHVDNFLDGALVLEVDERDQDDEEARREMARILKELKQKHPDKEIEQLIELANYQVLSQQQKSRAFYRIQATRLMTGAGNILKRHAADQARKAVSMHEVNTEVAENDPVSKIFFEQGTYQCLENCGTVALTIFRRGGDLTNTVFVDFRTEDGTANAGSDYEFTEGTVVFKPGETQKEIRVGIIDDDIFEEDENFLVHLSNVKVSSEASEDGILEANHVSTLACLGSPSTATVTIFDDDHAGIFTFEEAVTHVSESIGIMEVKVLRTSGARGNVIVPYKTIEGTARGGGEDFEDTWGELEFQNDEIVKTVSVKVIDDEEYEKNKTFFLEIGEPRLVEMSEKKGGFTITEEFDDKQPLTSKEEEERRIAEMGRPILGEHTKLEVIIEESYEFKSTVDKLIKKTNLALVVGTNSWREQFIEAITVSAGEDDDDDECGEEKLPSCFDYVMHFLTVFWKVLFAFVPPTEYWNGWACFIVSILMIGLLTAFIGDLASHFGCTIGLKDSVTAVVFVALGTSVPDTFASKVAATQDQYADASIGNVTGSNAVNVFLGIGVAWSIAAIYHAANGEQFKVSPGTLAFSVTLFTIFAFINVGVLLYRRRPEIGGELGGPRTAKLLTSCLFVLLWLLYIFFSSLEAYCHIKGF
- the SLC8A1 gene encoding sodium/calcium exchanger 1 isoform X2, which produces MPQLILSPTFPMGFRLLAILALFFSHVSHVSAETEMEGEGNDTGECTGSYYCKKGVILPIWEPQDPSFGDKIARATVYFVAMVYMFLGVSIIADRFMSSIEVITSQEKEITIKKPNGETTKTTVRIWNETVSNLTLMALGSSAPEILLSVIEVCGHNFTAGDLGPSTIVGSAAFNMFIIIALCVYVVPDGETRKIKHLRVFFVTAAWSIFAYTWLYIILSVISPGVVEVWEGLLTFFFFPICVVFAWVADRRLLFYKYVYKRYRAGKQRGMIIEHEGDRPSSKTEIEMDGKVVNSHVDNFLDGALVLEVDERDQDDEEARREMARILKELKQKHPDKEIEQLIELANYQVLSQQQKSRAFYRIQATRLMTGAGNILKRHAADQARKAVSMHEVNTEVAENDPVSKIFFEQGTYQCLENCGTVALTIFRRGGDLTNTVFVDFRTEDGTANAGSDYEFTEGTVVFKPGETQKEIRVGIIDDDIFEEDENFLVHLSNVKVSSEASEDGILEANHVSTLACLGSPSTATVTIFDDDHAGIFTFEEAVTHVSESIGIMEVKVLRTSGARGNVIVPYKTIEGTARGGGEDFEDTWGELEFQNDEIVKIITIRIFDREEYEKECSFSLVLEEPKWIRRGMKALLLNELGGFTITGKYLYGQPVFRKVHARERLIPSTVINFAEEFDDKQPLTSKEEEERRIAEMGRPILGEHTKLEVIIEESYEFKSTVDKLIKKTNLALVVGTNSWREQFIEAITVSAGEDDDDDECGEEKLPSCFDYVMHFLTVFWKVLFAFVPPTEYWNGWACFIVSILMIGLLTAFIGDLASHFGCTIGLKDSVTAVVFVALGTSVPDTFASKVAATQDQYADASIGNVTGSNAVNVFLGIGVAWSIAAIYHAANGEQFKVSPGTLAFSVTLFTIFAFINVGVLLYRRRPEIGGELGGPRTAKLLTSCLFVLLWLLYIFFSSLEAYCHIKGF